Genomic segment of Balnearium lithotrophicum:
AAGGTATTTACCGTATTCAAGGAAGGAGTCTTCTGTTCCAGCTCCAAAAATGATGACTCTTGTGTCCGACTCCGGTACCGCAATAATTGACTGGAGGAGGTTACCGGTTCTGCTCTTAAACAGTCTCTTTCTCTGAATGTTCTTCTTGGTTTCTTCAACGTAGGTCCACGCTATTTTTGAGAGGGCAGCCCCCGCAAGTTTTACTAACCTGCGGGAGACCTTTGAAAAGTCAACGTCTT
This window contains:
- a CDS encoding HK97 gp10 family phage protein codes for the protein MAVEITIMKDVDFSKVSRRLVKLAGAALSKIAWTYVEETKKNIQRKRLFKSRTGNLLQSIIAVPESDTRVIIFGAGTEDSFLEYGKYLEFGTKPHLIKPKERKALKIPTSNGFIFRKRVRHPGIRARHYFFGDYERKMKTAVEAGRLYFLSKLSEVSND